A single window of Nicotiana tomentosiformis chromosome 1, ASM39032v3, whole genome shotgun sequence DNA harbors:
- the LOC138908754 gene encoding uncharacterized protein — protein MAYEVYTDHRSLHHLLKQKDLNLRQRRWLKSLKDYDITILYHPRKANIGLSRKAKSMESLAFIPAGERLLALDVQALANRFVRLDILEASRVLVCAISRSSLFERIKARQYDDPHLFVLKDTVQHCDAKYVTIGDDGVLRLHDRICVPNMDGCGS, from the coding sequence ATGGCTTATGAGGTGTATACAGATCACCGCAGTCTTCATCACCTACtcaagcaaaaggatttgaacttaaggcaacggagatggttaaagtcactgaaggactatgatatcaccattctttatcatccgagaAAGGCCAATATCGGcttgagtaggaaggcgaagAGCATGGAgagtcttgcttttattccagCTGGGGAGAGAttgttagctttggatgttcaggctttagccaacaggtttgtgaggttggatattttggaggCTAGCAGGGTTCTTGTCTGTGCTATATCacggtcgtccttgtttgagcgcatcaaggcgcgtcaatatgatgatccccacttgtttgtccttaaggacacggtgcaacacTGTGATGCTAAATATGTGACTATAGGTGATGATGGTGTGTTGAGGCTTCACgaccggatttgtgtgcctaatatggatggttgCGGGAGTTAA